Proteins found in one Paenibacillus borealis genomic segment:
- a CDS encoding amino acid ABC transporter permease, giving the protein MNDDFFSIERMMEYFPKILAKFPISLYVVFVSTLLALILGTVLAVIRVKKIPVLHQFAGIYISFFRGTPILIHIFLVYYGIPLLLNVIFGSNVASGWPKLIFVFLAFGMNEGAFLAEHIRAAILSVPRGQTEAGHMVGLTGFQTFRRIVLPQAFRVLLPGLSAMIVGLLPATALVYMLGIIDMMGMITVISYSTQHSLEGYADAALIFVAASIVLEKGSSILIKKLNYGRKPVDGSL; this is encoded by the coding sequence ATGAACGACGATTTTTTTTCAATTGAACGGATGATGGAGTATTTCCCGAAAATACTGGCCAAGTTCCCGATTTCGCTGTATGTGGTCTTCGTTTCGACTCTATTGGCTCTTATTCTGGGAACCGTATTGGCGGTCATTCGGGTCAAAAAGATCCCGGTTTTGCATCAATTCGCCGGCATTTATATTTCATTTTTCAGAGGGACTCCTATATTGATTCACATCTTTTTGGTCTATTACGGAATCCCGCTGCTCCTTAACGTCATTTTCGGCAGCAATGTCGCTTCGGGCTGGCCTAAATTGATATTTGTGTTTTTGGCGTTCGGTATGAACGAAGGTGCATTTCTGGCGGAGCACATCCGTGCGGCCATCCTGTCCGTTCCGCGCGGTCAGACGGAGGCGGGACACATGGTCGGACTTACCGGTTTTCAAACCTTTCGCAGGATTGTGCTACCCCAGGCCTTTCGCGTGTTGTTGCCAGGGCTTAGCGCTATGATTGTGGGGCTACTGCCGGCCACTGCGCTTGTTTATATGCTTGGTATCATCGATATGATGGGGATGATTACCGTCATCAGTTACAGCACGCAGCATTCTCTCGAAGGATATGCGGATGCCGCCCTTATTTTTGTTGCTGCCAGCATCGTTCTTGAGAA
- a CDS encoding cache domain-containing sensor histidine kinase — protein sequence MRQLYRKYIYLPFVDLSFRSKLFLVFVLVTIIPMMLLVYFSYELTKSKLTEQIYINMMSSTAQINKNLENKLDSYEHISASIYLDDRLASYLTAEYVDDPSYLDVYKYIGNRIDTVMAAYPDFDSAFIYSDNPSLPKDNYYIKPVTPEVQDTELYKQLQQSHGNIIYLTSPQSEDSPAMFTLARLLNNNRNQYPYGTLVFSVSESVIYSLMEKEAGGKDIFIINDEGIILSSADKQLLDTSLPGLLNHKFEGEASGRFDTTYQGVKAFAVYNTLANGWKTVSIVPYESIIKDAKSLSQLIIKISLAFIGVALLLIYITASLFSNRIRILIRMVRRIERGDFNTAREEQLGNDEIGQLHFAFNQMTGRLSGLITEVSRKELLGKEAELDLLQAQINPHFLYNTLGSISSLAVKHQDSQIQDMVQNLAKFYRISLNKGKSILTINEEIRLTRSYNAIQLIRFKGQLNITYTIDEAILPYSTVKLTLQPFIENSVIHASWNQDNPLNIHIRGIIQDNDIILSVIDDGMGMSRETLQTLLGEKPGRGYGIMNVDRRIKLKFGEYYGVKVYSRLGIGTAVQIRLPQKAV from the coding sequence ATGCGCCAACTGTATAGAAAGTATATTTATCTGCCTTTTGTCGACCTGAGCTTCCGCTCCAAGCTGTTCCTGGTGTTCGTTCTGGTCACCATCATTCCGATGATGCTGCTGGTCTATTTCTCCTATGAACTTACAAAATCCAAACTAACCGAGCAGATCTATATCAATATGATGAGTTCAACGGCGCAGATTAATAAGAATCTGGAGAATAAGCTGGACAGCTATGAACATATTTCCGCTTCCATCTATCTGGATGACAGGCTGGCCAGTTATCTGACTGCTGAATATGTAGATGATCCTTCCTATCTGGATGTCTATAAGTACATCGGCAACCGTATTGATACGGTTATGGCGGCTTACCCTGATTTTGATAGCGCATTCATCTATTCCGACAATCCTTCGCTGCCCAAGGATAATTACTATATCAAACCCGTTACGCCAGAGGTTCAGGACACAGAGCTGTACAAGCAGCTGCAGCAGTCCCATGGCAATATCATCTATCTGACCTCTCCGCAAAGCGAAGACAGTCCCGCCATGTTCACTCTCGCCAGACTGCTGAACAACAACCGGAACCAATATCCTTACGGAACGCTGGTCTTCAGTGTGTCCGAGTCGGTCATTTACTCTCTGATGGAGAAGGAGGCAGGCGGCAAAGATATCTTCATTATCAATGACGAGGGCATTATTCTGTCATCCGCCGACAAGCAGCTTCTCGACACAAGCCTTCCCGGACTGCTCAATCATAAGTTTGAAGGGGAGGCTTCCGGCCGGTTTGATACTACTTATCAGGGGGTTAAAGCTTTTGCGGTCTACAACACCCTCGCCAACGGCTGGAAGACGGTGTCGATTGTACCTTACGAGAGCATTATCAAGGATGCCAAGTCCCTGTCACAGCTCATTATCAAAATCTCGCTCGCCTTCATCGGCGTAGCCCTGCTGCTTATCTATATTACCGCTTCGCTGTTCAGCAACCGCATCCGGATCTTAATCCGGATGGTCCGGCGCATTGAACGGGGCGATTTCAACACGGCCAGGGAAGAGCAGCTCGGCAATGACGAGATCGGCCAGCTGCACTTCGCCTTCAACCAGATGACAGGCCGCCTGAGCGGTCTGATTACCGAGGTGTCCCGGAAAGAGCTGCTCGGCAAGGAAGCGGAGCTGGACCTGCTGCAGGCCCAGATCAATCCTCATTTCCTGTATAATACGCTTGGCTCCATCTCCTCCCTTGCGGTTAAGCACCAGGACAGCCAGATCCAGGATATGGTGCAGAATCTGGCCAAGTTCTACCGGATCTCGCTTAACAAAGGAAAGAGCATCCTAACGATCAACGAGGAGATCAGACTGACCCGGAGCTATAATGCCATCCAGCTGATCCGCTTCAAGGGGCAGCTGAATATCACCTACACAATTGATGAGGCGATTCTCCCCTACTCTACTGTGAAGCTGACTCTGCAGCCCTTTATAGAGAATTCGGTGATTCATGCCTCGTGGAATCAGGACAACCCGCTGAATATCCATATCAGGGGCATCATTCAGGACAATGACATCATTCTGTCCGTAATCGATGACGGAATGGGTATGAGCCGGGAGACGCTGCAGACGCTGCTGGGAGAGAAGCCCGGCCGCGGGTATGGCATTATGAATGTGGACCGGCGGATCAAGCTTAAATTCGGTGAATACTACGGGGTAAAAGTATACAGCCGGCTGGGCATAGGTACTGCCGTACAAATCCGGCTGCCGCAAAAAGCTGTCTAG
- a CDS encoding TetR/AcrR family transcriptional regulator encodes MSTRGATKEAILTASIQLFNKYGFDQVTINQICKEINVTKTAFYYHFKSKDELISEVFSFDNMISNNDVLDILSVTDYADQAIKGMEIYVKHMVRLGVEMTKENYRVHLRNQTLPLDKGKSLLLSSVIPTLVKRAKDAGQIKNPASAEDLLDSMCIIANGVILNWAIMGGSFDILEETRKRFEILLVL; translated from the coding sequence ATGAGCACAAGAGGGGCAACCAAAGAAGCTATTTTGACCGCAAGCATCCAGTTATTTAATAAATATGGATTCGATCAAGTCACGATTAATCAAATTTGCAAAGAGATCAATGTGACCAAAACCGCATTTTACTATCATTTCAAATCCAAGGATGAGTTGATTTCCGAGGTTTTTTCGTTTGACAATATGATCTCCAATAATGATGTACTGGACATTCTGTCCGTCACCGATTATGCCGATCAGGCGATAAAAGGCATGGAGATTTACGTGAAGCACATGGTGCGTTTGGGAGTCGAAATGACGAAGGAAAATTACAGGGTCCACCTTCGGAACCAGACTCTTCCACTCGATAAAGGTAAGTCATTACTACTCAGCAGCGTTATTCCCACGTTGGTTAAACGGGCCAAAGACGCGGGACAAATCAAAAATCCGGCGAGCGCAGAGGATCTGCTTGATTCGATGTGTATTATAGCCAATGGAGTCATTCTGAATTGGGCCATTATGGGCGGTAGTTTCGATATTCTGGAAGAAACCAGGAAGAGGTTTGAAATTTTGCTGGTCTTGTAA
- a CDS encoding NmrA/HSCARG family protein, which translates to MEPSKARLILVIGGTGTQGGNVARELLKHGHRVRILTRTPDSAAAQAIAAKGAELIHGDLADVASLEPAMDNVSAIFSVQYADPYDQTVEPRNAANMVEAARKAGIEQVVHTSVAGSNVFPRWDKYKYLTQTWENKYEIEELIRNGGFQAWTILHPCWFMENFVEPHSAIMAPELKNGVLFGTLKGDTPLKLNSGEDTAQFARAAFENPQKFHGKDINVASDELSMTEIAQTLSHVLDKKVVFETAGDEETRKRGMLEGTVYFMEWLEEVPGYGFDIQETREYGVELKTFAEWVEENRHRFEIN; encoded by the coding sequence ATGGAACCGAGCAAAGCAAGATTGATACTGGTTATAGGTGGTACAGGAACACAAGGAGGCAACGTGGCCCGCGAGTTGTTGAAGCACGGTCATCGTGTACGAATCTTGACCCGGACCCCGGATTCGGCTGCTGCTCAAGCGATAGCGGCTAAAGGTGCGGAGTTGATCCACGGAGACTTGGCCGATGTGGCATCGCTTGAGCCTGCCATGGACAATGTATCGGCAATCTTCTCAGTACAGTACGCCGATCCCTACGATCAGACAGTTGAGCCGCGAAATGCCGCAAATATGGTAGAGGCGGCAAGAAAAGCCGGAATTGAACAAGTCGTGCATACCTCGGTCGCTGGCAGCAATGTGTTTCCACGGTGGGATAAATACAAGTATCTGACTCAGACTTGGGAGAATAAATACGAAATCGAAGAGCTTATCCGCAATGGAGGTTTCCAGGCTTGGACGATTTTGCATCCTTGCTGGTTTATGGAGAATTTTGTAGAGCCCCACTCGGCCATTATGGCGCCGGAATTGAAAAACGGGGTTTTGTTTGGCACGTTGAAGGGAGATACTCCTCTAAAATTGAATTCCGGGGAGGATACAGCCCAATTTGCGCGCGCAGCTTTTGAGAATCCGCAGAAGTTCCATGGAAAGGATATTAATGTCGCAAGCGACGAACTTTCCATGACGGAGATTGCGCAAACGCTGAGTCACGTTCTCGATAAAAAGGTGGTCTTCGAAACCGCAGGCGATGAGGAAACCCGGAAACGCGGAATGTTGGAAGGAACGGTTTATTTTATGGAGTGGTTAGAAGAAGTGCCCGGTTACGGCTTCGATATTCAGGAAACAAGAGAGTACGGCGTTGAGCTTAAAACTTTTGCGGAATGGGTTGAGGAGAACAGACATAGGTTTGAAATTAACTAA
- a CDS encoding transporter substrate-binding domain-containing protein, which produces MEMKRKRIIWLALTMVLALSITACGNNSSNKNESGAADQESASSAPKTIKVGLVNGIPKIATLDESGKWQGYDYETLVEIDKLLPQYEFKYEPITDFQAAFVGLDTKAFDILSIHASWTEERAAKYLLGDESYYENTGYTLKVKKGSGIVVKTEDDLGGLKIALSPGVAVASSVEKYNETHPDNKIDIVWDSGTVEQQLANLKSGAVDALFGERLNDKALLEAYGEDAFDVAGDNLFYDPSTKNGTYLLYNYGSESLKNEVDAAINKLLADGTLSKHSLEILGIDVTVKPN; this is translated from the coding sequence ATGGAAATGAAAAGGAAAAGGATTATTTGGCTTGCTCTTACGATGGTATTGGCGCTATCCATCACCGCTTGCGGTAATAACAGCAGCAACAAAAACGAATCTGGCGCTGCAGATCAGGAAAGCGCATCTTCCGCACCGAAGACTATTAAAGTGGGTCTCGTCAATGGCATTCCCAAAATCGCTACTTTGGATGAATCCGGGAAGTGGCAAGGATATGATTATGAAACGCTTGTCGAGATCGATAAGCTTCTGCCGCAGTATGAATTCAAATATGAACCGATAACGGATTTCCAGGCCGCTTTTGTCGGGCTTGATACCAAAGCGTTCGATATTCTTTCCATCCATGCCAGTTGGACGGAAGAACGCGCGGCCAAGTACCTGTTGGGCGATGAAAGCTATTATGAGAATACCGGATACACCTTGAAGGTCAAGAAGGGCTCCGGTATTGTCGTCAAAACGGAGGATGATCTTGGGGGCTTGAAGATCGCGCTTTCTCCGGGTGTTGCTGTTGCCTCCAGCGTAGAGAAATATAACGAAACGCATCCGGACAATAAAATAGATATTGTTTGGGATTCCGGTACGGTCGAACAGCAGCTGGCCAATCTGAAAAGCGGTGCGGTTGATGCGCTCTTCGGCGAACGGTTGAATGATAAAGCTCTTCTGGAAGCGTACGGCGAGGACGCATTCGATGTGGCCGGCGACAATCTGTTCTACGACCCGAGCACGAAGAACGGCACTTATCTCTTATACAACTATGGCAGCGAATCCCTTAAGAATGAAGTGGATGCGGCGATCAACAAGCTGTTAGCAGACGGAACTTTAAGCAAGCATTCCCTGGAGATTCTTGGCATCGACGTTACTGTCAAACCTAATTAA